In Halorubrum sp. PV6, a single window of DNA contains:
- a CDS encoding FAD-dependent oxidoreductase gives MTDPFVVVGADAAGLSAASKFRREAPDREVVVFEKGRWISFAFCGMPYFIEGRVERMSDLLSLSPSEVDERGIDLRRGHEVVGVDPDAKTVAVETAAGDRVEQSYGDLLVATGGRAVSGPFDVRGLDGAFTLHDMDAAAAIDAYVADPDAYDPGRADVSAVDRERVDRNAAMPAPETAAIVGGGYVGVEMAEALSGRGLDVHLFHRSGHVLSDFGEAVGERVETALAAEGVTVHTDAPVEELVGDGRIEAIRSGGEAFPVDLAIVGVGIRPNTDLLGGTGVELGDGGAIRTDEYGRTNLTDVYAAGDCATAIHAVTGGEAWMPLGLTANRAGRAVGATVAGNPSRVGEIAGTAVVKAFDMEAGRVGLVGDAAAREAGFDPVSETVTAGSRSGYYPGAAPTDVTLVADRETGRLIGGSIAGPDRAAIRIDTLATALEAGMTVPEVERLDLAYAPPFSPVWDPILIAAKVLNGTLEEA, from the coding sequence ATGACCGATCCGTTCGTCGTCGTCGGTGCCGACGCCGCGGGGTTGAGCGCGGCCAGCAAGTTCCGCCGCGAGGCGCCGGACCGCGAGGTCGTCGTCTTCGAGAAGGGGCGGTGGATCTCTTTCGCCTTCTGTGGGATGCCGTACTTCATCGAGGGGCGCGTCGAGCGCATGTCCGACCTCCTCTCGCTGTCGCCGAGCGAGGTCGACGAGCGGGGGATCGACCTCCGGCGCGGCCACGAGGTCGTCGGCGTCGACCCGGACGCGAAGACCGTTGCCGTCGAGACGGCCGCCGGCGACCGCGTCGAACAGTCCTACGGCGACCTCCTCGTCGCGACCGGCGGGCGCGCGGTTTCTGGCCCCTTCGACGTGCGCGGGCTCGACGGCGCGTTCACCCTCCACGACATGGACGCCGCGGCCGCAATCGACGCGTACGTCGCCGATCCGGACGCCTACGACCCGGGCCGCGCCGACGTGAGCGCGGTGGACCGCGAGCGCGTCGACCGCAACGCCGCGATGCCCGCCCCCGAGACCGCGGCGATCGTCGGGGGCGGCTACGTCGGCGTGGAGATGGCCGAGGCGCTGTCGGGCCGGGGACTCGACGTGCACCTGTTCCACCGCTCCGGCCACGTCCTCTCGGATTTCGGGGAGGCAGTCGGCGAGCGCGTCGAAACCGCGCTGGCAGCGGAGGGCGTGACGGTCCACACGGACGCCCCGGTCGAGGAACTCGTCGGCGACGGCCGGATCGAGGCCATCCGCTCCGGCGGCGAGGCGTTCCCCGTCGATCTCGCGATCGTCGGCGTGGGGATCCGCCCGAACACCGACCTCCTCGGCGGGACCGGCGTCGAACTCGGCGACGGCGGAGCGATCCGCACGGACGAGTACGGCCGGACGAACCTCACAGACGTGTACGCCGCGGGCGACTGCGCGACCGCGATCCACGCCGTCACCGGCGGTGAAGCCTGGATGCCCCTCGGCTTGACTGCCAACCGAGCCGGGCGGGCCGTCGGCGCCACCGTCGCCGGAAACCCGTCGCGCGTCGGCGAAATCGCCGGGACGGCCGTCGTGAAGGCGTTCGACATGGAGGCCGGCCGCGTCGGCCTCGTCGGCGACGCGGCGGCCCGCGAGGCCGGCTTCGACCCGGTCAGCGAGACGGTAACGGCCGGCTCTCGGTCGGGCTACTATCCGGGCGCGGCCCCGACCGACGTGACGCTCGTCGCCGACCGCGAGACCGGACGGCTCATCGGCGGGAGCATCGCCGGCCCCGACCGCGCGGCGATCCGGATCGACACGCTCGCGACGGCGCTCGAAGCGGGCATGACCGTCCCGGAGGTCGAGCGACTAGACTTGGCGTACGCGCCGCCGTTCTCGCCGGTGTGGGACCCGATACTGATCGCCGCGAAGGTGCTGAACGGGACGCTCGAAGAAGCCTGA
- a CDS encoding winged helix-turn-helix transcriptional regulator, producing MPSDDTVDEADDDSTGDAVDDDALIDAGEESPTERTREELRKTKERLGESADKAVKGFDDNVVDLLAWLLDTETRARIYVFLRANPHSTSDEVADGTGLYPSTVREALAELHDEETVSRDKREASGAGNNPYEYEAIAPSELVQGVVGDVQRELNAVFNLDRRLGGESPDGDTEPVRISVDGDGETAHDEGDGGHADDHDADDHDHDADDHDEIEQ from the coding sequence ATGCCATCCGACGACACCGTCGACGAGGCCGACGACGACTCCACTGGTGACGCCGTCGACGACGACGCCCTCATCGACGCCGGCGAGGAGTCCCCGACGGAGCGAACCCGCGAGGAACTCCGGAAGACCAAAGAACGGCTCGGCGAGAGCGCCGACAAGGCGGTCAAGGGGTTCGACGACAACGTCGTCGACCTCCTGGCGTGGCTGCTCGACACGGAGACGCGCGCGCGGATCTACGTCTTCCTCCGGGCGAACCCGCACAGCACCAGCGACGAGGTCGCCGACGGCACCGGGCTCTACCCGAGTACGGTCCGCGAGGCGCTCGCGGAACTCCACGACGAGGAGACCGTCAGCCGCGACAAGCGGGAGGCGAGCGGCGCCGGGAACAACCCCTACGAGTACGAGGCGATCGCCCCGAGCGAGCTGGTCCAGGGCGTCGTCGGCGACGTGCAGCGAGAGCTCAACGCCGTCTTCAACCTCGACCGCCGGCTCGGCGGCGAATCGCCGGACGGCGACACGGAGCCGGTACGGATATCGGTCGACGGCGACGGGGAGACCGCTCACGACGAGGGTGACGGCGGTCACGCGGACGATCACGACGCGGACGATCACGACCACGACGCGGACGACCACGACGAAATCGAACAGTAG
- a CDS encoding rubrerythrin-like domain-containing protein gives MRPQTQTTEQELYECFNCGARTKAAGSCECGGELRHIGRSRDL, from the coding sequence ATGCGACCACAAACGCAAACAACCGAACAAGAACTGTACGAATGTTTCAATTGCGGGGCGCGGACGAAGGCCGCCGGCAGCTGTGAGTGCGGCGGCGAGCTCCGACATATCGGCCGCTCACGGGATCTGTGA
- a CDS encoding DUF4897 domain-containing protein, with protein MQRRVVLLVVALVAAVALATGGAAQGGGGLPAGGFDQLDVSPDDILIEVGVQPDGDAVWETQYRVRLASDDEEQAFEELRADVESDPSAYSARFGERMRATAAAAENATGREMNVTNVTVAAERRELPQSYGVVTYRFEWEGFAAVEDDRILVGDAVDALFLDEASSLIVTWPEEYRLGDASPSPTETRENAVVWRGPVDFTEGQPRVTVEPASRSVGPLLLAAIGLVVAVVAAVGYRRRPWDRGDAERGAGATAAAGEPAATSAGVAEGETASDPTGASDEPGAGASEGGTVETDTETGETESDASDEAAPVDEDLLSNEEQVLRLVESEGGRMKQKRVAEELDWTAAKTSQVVTGLRDDGDLEGFRLGRENVLSLPGYDAAAEGGDGSDDADGDDTAESDEGE; from the coding sequence GTGCAGCGAAGGGTAGTCCTTCTGGTCGTCGCGCTCGTCGCGGCCGTCGCGCTCGCGACGGGTGGCGCCGCACAGGGCGGTGGCGGCCTCCCGGCCGGCGGGTTCGACCAGTTGGACGTCTCGCCGGACGACATCCTGATCGAAGTCGGCGTCCAGCCCGACGGGGACGCGGTCTGGGAGACGCAGTACCGAGTCCGGCTCGCGAGCGACGACGAAGAGCAGGCGTTCGAGGAGCTCCGGGCGGACGTGGAGTCCGACCCGAGCGCGTACAGCGCGCGCTTCGGGGAGCGGATGCGCGCGACGGCGGCCGCCGCGGAGAACGCGACGGGCCGCGAGATGAACGTCACGAACGTCACGGTGGCCGCGGAGCGACGCGAACTCCCGCAGTCGTACGGCGTGGTTACCTATCGGTTCGAGTGGGAGGGGTTCGCGGCCGTCGAAGACGACCGAATCCTCGTCGGCGACGCGGTCGACGCGCTGTTCCTCGACGAGGCCTCGTCGCTCATCGTGACGTGGCCGGAGGAGTACCGACTCGGCGATGCGTCGCCGTCGCCGACGGAAACCCGCGAGAACGCCGTCGTCTGGCGAGGGCCGGTCGACTTCACCGAGGGGCAGCCCCGCGTGACGGTCGAGCCGGCGAGTCGCTCCGTGGGCCCGCTCCTGTTGGCCGCGATAGGGCTTGTCGTCGCGGTCGTCGCGGCGGTCGGCTACCGACGCCGCCCGTGGGACAGGGGCGATGCGGAACGGGGTGCGGGCGCGACGGCGGCCGCCGGCGAGCCGGCGGCGACATCGGCGGGCGTGGCCGAGGGGGAGACCGCGTCGGACCCCACAGGCGCGTCCGACGAGCCGGGTGCGGGGGCGTCCGAGGGCGGGACGGTCGAGACGGACACCGAAACGGGGGAGACCGAGTCCGACGCGAGCGACGAGGCGGCGCCGGTCGACGAGGACCTGTTGAGCAACGAAGAGCAGGTCCTTCGGCTCGTGGAGTCCGAGGGCGGCCGAATGAAACAGAAGCGGGTCGCCGAGGAGCTCGACTGGACCGCCGCCAAGACGAGCCAAGTCGTCACCGGGCTGCGGGACGACGGCGACCTCGAAGGGTTCCGGCTCGGGCGCGAGAACGTCCTCTCGCTGCCCGGCTACGACGCGGCCGCGGAGGGAGGCGACGGGAGCGACGACGCGGACGGCGACGACACCGCCGAGAGCGACGAGGGCGAGTAA
- a CDS encoding class I SAM-dependent methyltransferase family protein, whose amino-acid sequence MSVPCVAADREHGEAVRERLADADLLDGDHEIAVEGDTIYIPVTDPDAVPDDLGTTVVERDAAERDRPQPPAAILGYEPSLERLGDIVIIDEDDADRAREIADAVVASDVPCETVLNRASPIEGELRVRRWDVLAGDGTETVHREYGHEFLVDVAAVYFSPRLATERHRMIEQVDPDERVVDMFAGVGPYAVPMAARGAEVVACDLNERAIEYLRANAERNGVEARVTAIAGDVRALGDDHADTADRLVMNLPHSADEFLDTAVRLAGDDCVVHYYDIQHEDDPFGPGLEAIRAAAGDAYDVTVETERVVRSYAPYEHNVCLDVRLTRR is encoded by the coding sequence ATGAGCGTCCCCTGTGTCGCGGCCGACCGCGAGCACGGCGAGGCGGTCCGCGAGCGCCTCGCCGACGCCGACCTCCTCGACGGCGACCACGAGATAGCGGTCGAGGGCGACACGATCTACATTCCCGTCACCGACCCCGACGCGGTCCCGGACGACCTCGGAACGACGGTCGTCGAGCGCGACGCGGCCGAGCGCGACCGCCCGCAGCCCCCGGCGGCGATCCTCGGCTACGAGCCCTCGCTCGAACGGCTGGGCGACATCGTCATCATCGACGAGGACGACGCCGACCGCGCCCGCGAGATAGCCGACGCGGTGGTGGCCTCCGACGTGCCCTGCGAGACGGTCCTCAACCGCGCGTCGCCGATCGAGGGCGAACTGCGCGTCCGGCGGTGGGACGTGTTGGCCGGGGACGGGACCGAGACGGTCCACCGCGAGTACGGCCACGAGTTCCTCGTCGACGTCGCGGCGGTGTACTTCTCCCCGCGCCTCGCCACCGAGCGCCACCGGATGATAGAACAGGTCGACCCCGACGAGCGCGTCGTCGACATGTTCGCCGGCGTCGGCCCCTACGCGGTCCCGATGGCCGCCCGCGGCGCCGAGGTGGTCGCGTGCGACCTCAACGAGCGCGCGATCGAGTACCTCCGAGCGAACGCCGAGCGCAACGGCGTCGAGGCGCGCGTCACGGCGATCGCGGGCGACGTGCGAGCGCTCGGCGACGACCACGCGGACACCGCCGACCGGCTCGTGATGAACCTCCCGCACTCCGCCGACGAGTTCCTCGACACGGCCGTCCGGCTGGCCGGCGACGACTGCGTCGTTCACTACTACGACATCCAACACGAGGACGACCCCTTCGGCCCCGGCCTGGAAGCGATCCGCGCGGCCGCCGGCGACGCCTACGACGTGACCGTCGAGACCGAACGCGTCGTCCGGTCGTACGCCCCCTACGAGCACAACGTCTGTCTGGACGTCAGGCTGACGCGGCGCTGA
- a CDS encoding peptide ABC transporter ATP-binding protein, giving the protein MNETDARAPLSVVTEDLTLSVAGVDLDVRSTGDRLFVEVATVRDAIRVARHLPNDTDARGPTALLTTTDLTTELRVRGRTVAVLGADARPGLLSREFGVAPAEARVAGVVGAAAGGLSAVASAVRRRLS; this is encoded by the coding sequence GTGAACGAGACTGACGCGAGGGCACCGCTCTCGGTCGTCACGGAGGACCTGACACTCTCGGTCGCGGGCGTCGACCTCGACGTCCGATCGACCGGGGACCGCCTGTTCGTCGAGGTGGCGACGGTCCGCGACGCGATCCGCGTCGCTCGGCACCTCCCGAACGACACCGACGCGCGCGGGCCCACCGCGCTGTTGACGACCACGGACCTCACGACCGAACTCCGGGTTCGCGGTCGGACGGTCGCCGTCCTCGGCGCCGACGCGCGTCCGGGACTGCTCTCCCGAGAGTTCGGCGTGGCACCGGCGGAAGCGCGGGTGGCGGGCGTCGTCGGGGCCGCGGCCGGCGGCCTCTCGGCCGTCGCGAGCGCGGTGCGGCGACGGCTCTCGTGA
- a CDS encoding DUF1918 domain-containing protein — protein sequence MSFEKEDEVVFHDKHSDYDGETGTITQVMETMFGDATYTVSFEDGQETGVPEDALDAVESEE from the coding sequence ATGAGCTTCGAGAAGGAAGACGAGGTCGTGTTCCACGACAAACACAGCGACTACGACGGCGAGACGGGCACGATCACGCAGGTCATGGAGACGATGTTCGGCGACGCGACGTACACCGTCAGCTTCGAGGACGGGCAGGAGACCGGCGTCCCCGAAGACGCCCTCGACGCCGTCGAGAGCGAGGAGTAA
- the proS gene encoding proline--tRNA ligase, producing the protein MSDDDQELGITESKSHNTGEWYAEVVQKAGLADYGPEGMSGFIVTRPRAYGVWERLQGFLDAKFKDTGVQNAYFPLFIPESYLEREKDIVEGFDPEVAWVTEAGNKELEERLAVRPTSESIITPYLSQWVRSHRDLPLRVNQWCSVVRWEATETKPFFRTKEFLWQEGHTAHATSEDAWDETMTRLDQYASVYEDLLAMPVLKGQKPDHDTFPGAKTTTTVEALMPDGKSVQAGTSHHLGQSFAEAFGITYSDEDEEERLAHTTSWGLSWRALGALIMTHSDEQGLVLPPGVAPEQVVVVPIWQEDTKDDVLAYAEGVADELDDAGIRVELDDRDERNPGFKFNEHELNGVPLRIEIGPHEVEDEELTFVHRPDGESVVEARDGVVETVCDHFDTVYAKLYTAAEETLDGEVREADDRADILGTLGQHGGYVKAPWCGEEACEEPIKEPMAAEIVMVPFEDDDPLRETDHDETCAICDDDAERTAYFAKSY; encoded by the coding sequence ATGAGCGACGACGACCAGGAGCTCGGTATCACCGAGTCCAAGTCACACAACACCGGCGAGTGGTACGCCGAAGTCGTACAGAAGGCCGGGCTCGCGGACTACGGGCCCGAGGGGATGAGCGGGTTCATCGTCACCCGACCGCGCGCCTACGGCGTCTGGGAGCGCCTCCAGGGGTTCCTCGACGCGAAGTTCAAAGACACCGGCGTCCAGAACGCCTACTTCCCCCTCTTCATCCCGGAGTCGTACCTCGAACGCGAGAAGGACATCGTCGAGGGGTTCGACCCCGAGGTGGCGTGGGTGACGGAAGCGGGGAACAAAGAACTCGAGGAGCGCCTCGCGGTCCGACCGACCTCCGAGTCGATCATCACGCCCTACCTCAGCCAGTGGGTCCGGAGCCACCGTGACCTCCCGCTGCGCGTGAACCAGTGGTGTTCGGTCGTGCGCTGGGAGGCGACGGAGACGAAGCCGTTCTTCCGCACGAAGGAGTTCCTCTGGCAGGAGGGCCACACCGCCCACGCGACGAGCGAGGACGCCTGGGATGAGACGATGACGCGGCTCGACCAGTACGCCTCCGTCTACGAGGATCTGCTGGCGATGCCCGTTCTGAAAGGCCAAAAGCCCGACCACGACACCTTCCCCGGCGCGAAGACGACCACGACGGTCGAAGCGTTGATGCCCGACGGGAAGTCGGTCCAGGCCGGGACGTCTCACCACCTCGGGCAGTCGTTCGCCGAGGCGTTCGGCATCACGTACTCCGACGAAGACGAGGAGGAGCGGCTCGCACACACCACCTCGTGGGGACTCTCGTGGCGCGCGCTCGGCGCGCTTATCATGACCCACTCCGACGAGCAGGGGCTCGTGCTCCCGCCCGGCGTCGCCCCCGAACAGGTCGTCGTCGTCCCGATCTGGCAGGAGGACACGAAAGACGACGTGCTGGCGTACGCCGAGGGCGTCGCCGACGAACTCGACGACGCGGGGATCCGGGTCGAACTCGACGACCGCGACGAGCGCAATCCCGGCTTCAAGTTCAACGAACACGAGCTCAACGGCGTCCCGCTCCGGATCGAGATCGGCCCCCACGAGGTCGAGGACGAGGAACTCACCTTCGTCCACCGGCCCGACGGCGAGAGCGTTGTCGAAGCCCGCGACGGGGTCGTCGAGACGGTCTGCGACCACTTCGATACGGTGTACGCGAAGCTGTACACCGCCGCGGAAGAGACCCTCGACGGCGAGGTTCGCGAGGCCGACGACCGCGCCGACATCCTCGGGACGCTCGGCCAGCACGGCGGCTACGTGAAAGCGCCGTGGTGCGGCGAGGAGGCCTGCGAGGAGCCGATCAAAGAGCCGATGGCCGCCGAGATCGTGATGGTCCCGTTCGAGGACGACGACCCGCTCCGCGAGACGGACCACGACGAGACCTGCGCGATCTGCGACGACGACGCCGAGCGAACCGCGTACTTCGCGAAGTCGTACTGA
- a CDS encoding ribonuclease P protein component 4, with translation MGIPSERIDRLFALAREAVVDDEYDRAREYVALARRIAERNRCGVPAEFSRHTCDDCGVYLRPGKTSRVRLQPGRVVVRCRECGSTARYPFK, from the coding sequence ATGGGGATTCCGTCGGAACGGATCGACCGGCTGTTCGCGCTCGCCCGCGAGGCGGTCGTCGACGACGAGTACGACCGAGCGCGGGAGTACGTGGCGCTCGCGCGCCGTATCGCCGAGCGGAACCGCTGTGGCGTCCCCGCCGAGTTCTCCCGCCACACCTGCGACGACTGCGGCGTCTACCTCCGACCGGGAAAGACGAGCCGCGTCCGACTCCAGCCCGGCCGGGTCGTCGTTCGCTGCCGCGAGTGCGGGTCGACCGCGCGGTATCCATTTAAGTAA
- a CDS encoding DUF371 domain-containing protein, whose amino-acid sequence MSDADATSEPTADGDAAGDTLVEVVRAVGHEHVSADHASTFELTTDDWLTPAGDCIVGVEADRTPRDFAPAFREACRDPNATIEATLVVEAGESEFSETITGRGDPELTLLDDRSMVGRTSDYTDDERTILVDGDGAAADLDRDLVAALANGADLTLRLRVTPDA is encoded by the coding sequence ATGAGCGACGCAGACGCCACGAGCGAACCGACCGCCGACGGGGACGCCGCGGGCGACACCCTCGTCGAGGTCGTTCGCGCCGTCGGTCACGAACACGTCAGCGCCGACCACGCCAGCACGTTCGAACTCACGACCGACGACTGGCTCACCCCCGCGGGCGACTGCATCGTCGGCGTCGAGGCCGACCGAACCCCCCGCGATTTCGCCCCCGCGTTCCGTGAGGCCTGCCGGGACCCGAACGCGACCATCGAGGCGACGCTCGTGGTCGAGGCGGGGGAAAGCGAGTTCAGCGAGACGATCACGGGCCGCGGCGATCCGGAACTGACGCTCCTCGACGACCGCTCGATGGTCGGTCGGACGAGCGACTACACCGACGACGAACGAACGATTCTCGTCGACGGCGACGGCGCCGCGGCCGACCTCGACCGCGACCTCGTTGCCGCGCTCGCGAACGGCGCAGATCTAACGCTGCGACTGCGCGTGACGCCCGACGCGTGA
- a CDS encoding methytransferase partner Trm112, giving the protein MKESLMDVVCCPLDKADLELAVDERDDDEILAGTLTCTECGETYPIEDGIPNLLPPDMRDEAAA; this is encoded by the coding sequence ATGAAAGAATCCCTGATGGACGTCGTCTGCTGCCCGCTCGATAAGGCCGACCTGGAACTCGCCGTCGACGAGCGCGACGACGACGAGATTCTGGCGGGGACGCTCACGTGTACGGAGTGCGGCGAGACCTACCCGATCGAAGACGGCATCCCCAACCTCCTCCCGCCGGACATGCGAGACGAAGCGGCGGCGTAA
- a CDS encoding phosphopantetheine adenylyltransferase, with product MNVALGGTFDPVHDGHRKLFSRAFELGDVTVGLTSDELAPKTRHVERYVRPYDRRQRDLEAELSDFAEEHGREFEIRTLTDPTGIAVEPEFDALIVSPETEAGGERINDIRRERGHSPLELVVVDHVSAEDGERISSTRIVAGEIDEHGNLTPDREGRGATRPE from the coding sequence ATGAACGTCGCGCTGGGTGGTACGTTCGACCCCGTCCACGACGGCCACCGGAAGCTGTTCTCACGGGCGTTCGAGTTGGGCGACGTGACCGTCGGGCTCACGTCGGACGAACTCGCGCCGAAGACCCGACACGTCGAGCGGTACGTCCGCCCGTACGACCGCCGACAGCGTGACCTCGAAGCCGAACTGAGCGACTTCGCCGAAGAGCACGGCCGCGAGTTCGAGATCCGCACGCTCACCGATCCGACCGGCATCGCCGTCGAACCCGAGTTCGACGCGCTGATCGTCTCGCCGGAGACCGAGGCGGGCGGCGAACGGATAAACGACATCCGCCGCGAGCGCGGCCACTCGCCCCTCGAACTCGTCGTCGTCGACCACGTGTCGGCCGAGGACGGCGAGCGCATCTCCTCGACCCGCATCGTCGCCGGCGAGATAGACGAACACGGCAACCTCACCCCCGACCGAGAGGGGCGAGGGGCGACCCGCCCGGAATGA
- a CDS encoding amidohydrolase family protein, giving the protein MLGLEHDFRIVDTRATLDPDESSVATHGRDISPELLEREMLQAGVVRAVASPGQRAPGRSYLRANNAVARLSIDRPFVAFARLNGPRDPGTGPLSAIRNLRAERDDHHARPDDVEQYSYDDRFHGFTLVPHADGLPNEDVLTRLEAADLPVIVHAGTRFPPEAVERELLDYDMPVVLASFGGYPLDADLMHETLGLLGEYDRLYVETSAVRYREVLERGVLEHPDRVLFGSGAPDVHPNIGVMEILTLDVSEDLMRRVFAKNPARLIPALAEGADV; this is encoded by the coding sequence ATGCTCGGGCTGGAACACGACTTCCGGATCGTCGACACCCGCGCGACGCTTGACCCCGACGAGTCGTCGGTCGCGACCCACGGGCGGGACATCTCCCCCGAACTGCTGGAGCGCGAGATGTTGCAGGCCGGCGTCGTCCGCGCGGTCGCGAGCCCCGGTCAGCGCGCGCCCGGACGGAGTTACCTCCGCGCGAACAACGCGGTCGCGCGGCTCTCGATCGACCGCCCATTCGTCGCGTTCGCCCGACTCAACGGCCCCCGCGATCCGGGGACCGGCCCGCTCTCTGCGATCCGGAACCTCCGTGCCGAGCGCGACGACCACCACGCCCGGCCCGACGACGTCGAGCAGTACTCCTACGACGACCGCTTCCACGGGTTCACGCTCGTCCCCCACGCCGACGGGCTCCCGAACGAGGACGTGCTCACCCGCTTGGAGGCCGCCGACCTGCCCGTCATCGTCCACGCCGGCACGCGGTTTCCGCCGGAGGCCGTCGAGCGCGAACTGCTCGACTACGATATGCCCGTCGTCCTCGCCAGTTTCGGCGGGTACCCGCTCGACGCCGACCTGATGCACGAGACCCTCGGACTGTTGGGCGAGTACGACCGACTCTACGTCGAGACGAGCGCCGTGCGCTACCGGGAGGTCCTCGAACGCGGCGTCTTGGAACACCCGGACCGCGTGCTCTTCGGGTCGGGCGCGCCGGACGTCCACCCGAACATCGGCGTGATGGAGATCCTCACGCTCGACGTCTCCGAGGACCTCATGCGTCGCGTGTTCGCGAAGAATCCCGCGCGGCTGATCCCCGCGCTGGCCGAGGGCGCGGACGTCTGA
- a CDS encoding RNA-binding protein encodes MAAVPFHYVDLRAFAYATEDEKRVADALRTFLPEDAELDRVENVGHHGDRIVVLSARIENADGMRHVLDRLSGLDEIDQVIGELDQRVDDNCALFLRVDKQAAFRGEVRLGPGITVRAKVEAYPAKKAAAVENARETLERLADGGET; translated from the coding sequence ATGGCCGCAGTCCCCTTCCACTACGTCGACCTCAGAGCGTTCGCGTACGCCACCGAGGACGAAAAGCGGGTCGCCGACGCCCTCCGCACGTTCCTCCCCGAAGACGCCGAACTCGACCGCGTCGAGAACGTCGGCCACCACGGCGACCGGATCGTCGTCCTCTCGGCGCGGATCGAGAACGCCGACGGGATGCGACACGTCCTCGACCGGCTCTCCGGGCTGGACGAAATCGACCAGGTGATCGGCGAACTCGACCAGCGGGTCGACGACAACTGCGCGCTGTTCCTCCGCGTCGACAAGCAGGCCGCGTTCCGGGGTGAGGTACGCCTCGGTCCGGGGATCACCGTTCGCGCGAAGGTCGAGGCGTACCCGGCGAAGAAGGCGGCCGCCGTCGAGAACGCGCGCGAGACGCTGGAGCGGCTGGCCGACGGCGGCGAGACGTAA
- a CDS encoding CoA pyrophosphatase, which yields MNLSGLRRYASRSLAGRREAAVLAPVIERDGAAHLLFTKRAAHLGEHPGQMSFPGGGREPVDRTLTDTALREADEEVGLRPEEVDVVGRIDDTRTSSDYAVRPFVGVAPDREYIPDESEVAEVVVLPVEGLMDPANYESERRVGHPDYGDHRVHYFHVGGYTVWGVTGRMVVQLLERTSDWRAPEEVDRVVGADAELPI from the coding sequence ATGAACCTGTCGGGGCTCCGCCGGTACGCGTCGCGGTCGCTTGCCGGTCGCCGAGAGGCGGCGGTGTTAGCCCCCGTCATCGAGCGCGACGGCGCGGCGCACCTCCTCTTCACGAAGCGAGCCGCGCACCTCGGCGAACACCCCGGACAGATGAGTTTTCCCGGCGGCGGTCGCGAACCGGTCGACCGAACGCTGACCGACACCGCGCTCCGGGAGGCCGACGAGGAGGTGGGGCTGCGGCCGGAGGAGGTCGACGTGGTCGGCCGCATCGACGACACGCGAACCAGCAGCGACTACGCGGTCCGCCCCTTCGTCGGCGTCGCGCCCGACCGGGAGTACATTCCCGACGAGTCGGAGGTCGCGGAGGTGGTCGTCCTCCCCGTCGAGGGGCTGATGGACCCCGCGAACTACGAGTCGGAGCGCCGCGTCGGCCACCCGGACTACGGCGACCACCGCGTCCACTACTTCCACGTCGGCGGCTACACCGTCTGGGGCGTCACCGGCCGGATGGTCGTCCAACTGTTGGAGCGGACCTCGGACTGGCGCGCGCCAGAGGAGGTCGACCGGGTCGTCGGCGCGGACGCGGAGCTTCCGATTTAA